From a single Penaeus vannamei isolate JL-2024 chromosome 25, ASM4276789v1, whole genome shotgun sequence genomic region:
- the LOC113813453 gene encoding uncharacterized protein isoform X2 codes for MPHTPRKALKVTTEIDVHAVSCPGVWLPGRGRCSLSVCLLGFHTRTNKLPPVFPLLYHEKFKFERTFVGVTNLSVLERVLESETVYLELVQEETSGESVLAVFESSVRDLLFPRPAERLSYSGVDLDLLMEPTRDFPGIISPKIEVSTRTSVSETRTPLHQCEQDTVSFGHAQNRATKAVFRPKSPDEGRKGDGGGSSEGGGGGGGSGGALVRGEEEPLPLQTSPRHGESSRGSGRRDEGPRPRFVYRRPDDDLLSRIPSSPTRNNNRYLSRSTGNLSDMPRTALPSRYGSRQGRTDSGGGLARTSSETEGGGGGYTHPRRRAKDDLGHDAHVTLVEPERCPHCDGEHGAESCTTCRTYHRYFPRPSRPRAHAHAYHTNNPQAALKVLRQPGRRDLRPRKRYLAEIDGALHGEALRHPRRARSLSPQRRPTSAPPDRLDLGHSRSRKDDDDDPSADEDEHESRSHSRSNSRSNSRSPSPPASHASAPATMTRRRQRSYRRPLTPSFRRRHDDSDDDLYDDLYIPRRYYHHHYPWEDCPLCYPDYPYLPRYPHLARYYRYSYRSPYRCYCSTCVRYRLYRPYSYLYKYRPCRFSCYPYRPLHHYTRTYLDSCDLLDDDDLNPRSSYKLPKLKVTSSNPKDGTSEDSDLLDGSQVEEIQRGMNKKSQSSKQESWTKSKVKMGDASGDSAGGGRERQHEEGKAPSKEGGLGKESQSSGEFFDLD; via the exons ATGCCACACACGCCAAGAAAAGCTCTCAAGGTTACCACAGAGATTGACGTCCATGCG GTGTCATGCCCCGGGGTGTGGCTGCCGGGCCGGGGGCGCTGCTCCCTCTCCGTGTGCCTCCTCGGATTCCACACCAGGACCAATAAGCTGCCGCCTGTCTTCCCGCTCCTCTACCACGAGAAATTCAAGTTCGAAAGG ACCTTCGTGGGCGTGACCAACCTGAGCGTGCTGGAGCGCGTCCTGGAGAGCGAGACGGTGTACCTGGAGCTGGTGCAGGAGGAGACGTCAGGGGAGTCGGTGTTGGCGGTGTTCGAGTCCTCCGTGCGCGACCTCCTGTTCCCGAGGCCGGCGGAGAGGCTGTCGTACTCGGGGGTGGACCTCGATCTGCTCATGGAACCCACCAGGGACTTCCCG GGAATTATTTCGCCGAAGATCGAGGTGTCGACGAGAACGAGCGTCAGCGAGACCAGGACGCCGCTCCACCAGTGCGAGCAGGACACCGTCAGCTTCGGACACGCGCAGAACCGGGCGacgaag GCGGTGTTCCGGCCGAAGTCTCctgacgaaggaaggaagggcgacgGTGGCGGGTCGAGTgagggcggcggcggtggcggcggcagcgGAGGGGCGTTGGTGCGGGGCGAGGAGGAGCCGCTGCCCTTGCAGACGAGCCCCAGGCACG GCGAGAGCAGCAGGGGCTCTGGGAGACGAGACGAGGGCCCGAGACCGCGCTTTGTGTACCGTCGCCCCGATGACGATCTCCTCTCCCGTATCCCTTCGTCGCCCACTAGGAACAACAA TCGGTACCTGTCTCGGAGCACCGGCAACCTTAGCGACATGCCCCGCACCGCTCTGCCCAGCAG atACGGCAGCCGCCAGGGGAGGACGGACTCGGGAGGAGGCTTGGCGAGGACGTCGAGCGAGAccgaaggaggcgggggaggctaCACGCACCCGAGGAGGAGGGCCAAGGACGACCTCGGCCACGACGCGCACGTGACTCTCGTCGAGCCTG AGCGGTGTCCCCACTGCGACGGCGAGCACGGGGCCGAGTCCTGCACCACCTGCCGCACCTACCACCGCTACTTCCCCCGGCCGTCACGCCctcgcgcccacgcccacgcctacCACACCAACAACCCGCAGGCCGCCCTCAAGGTGCTGCGCCAGCCCGGCCGCCGAGACCTGCGTCCGAGGAAGCGCTACCTGGCCGAGATCGATGGCGCCCTGCATG gCGAGGCCCTCCGCCACCCCCGTCGGGCGCGGTCCCTCTCGCCGCAGCGCCGCCCGACGTCGGCTCCTCCAGACCGCCTCGACCTCGGCCACAGCAGGTCACgcaaggacgacgacgacgacccttCGGCTGACGAGGACGAGCACGAGTCCAGGTCGCATTCCAGGTCGAATTCCCGATCCAATTCCCGGTCGCCGTCGCCGCCCGCCAGCCACGCCTCGGCGCCGGCGACCATGACGCGGCGGCGACAGCGCTCCTACAG ACGGCCTCTCACCCCGAGCTTCCGGCGGCGCCATGACGACTCCGACGACGATCTCTATGACGACCTCTACATCCCCAGGAG gtactaccaccaccactacccctgGGAGGACTGTCCCCTGTGCTACCCGGACTACCCTTATCTCCCACGATACCCGCATCTTGCCCG gTATTACCGGTACTCATACAGATCGCCATACAGATGCTACTGTTCTACGTGCGTGCGGTACAGACTCTATCGGCCTTACAGCTACTTGTACAAGTACCGCCCTTGCCGATTCTCATGCTACCCTTACCGCCCCCTCCACCACTACACGAGAACCTACCTGGATTCCTGTGACCTTCTTGATGACGACGACCTCAACCCGAGATCCTCCTACAAGCTCCCGAAATTGAAAGTAACTTCCTCCAACCCAAAGGACGGCACGAGCGAAGACTCCGACCTCTTGGATGGATCTCAGGTCGAGGAGATACAAAGGGGGATGAACAAGAAGAGTCAGTCGTCAAAGCAAGAGTCTTGGACGAAGAGTAAAGTGAAAATGGGTGACGCGTCCGGGGATAGTGccggaggcgggagggagaggcagcACGAAGAGGGAAAGGCACCCAGTAAAGAAGGTGGCCTGGGGAAGGAGAGCCAGTCAAGTGGAGAGTTCTTCGATCTAGATTAA
- the LOC113813453 gene encoding uncharacterized protein isoform X3, which produces MPHTPRKALKVTTEIDVHAVSCPGVWLPGRGRCSLSVCLLGFHTRTNKLPPVFPLLYHEKFKFERTFVGVTNLSVLERVLESETVYLELVQEETSGESVLAVFESSVRDLLFPRPAERLSYSGVDLDLLMEPTRDFPGIISPKIEVSTRTSVSETRTPLHQCEQDTVSFGHAQNRATKAVFRPKSPDEGRKGDGGGSSEGGGGGGGSGGALVRGEEEPLPLQTSPRHGESSRGSGRRDEGPRPRFVYRRPDDDLLSRIPSSPTRNNKYLGIRSRYLSRSTGNLSDMPRTALPSRYGSRQGRTDSGGGLARTSSETEGGGGGYTHPRRRAKDDLGHDAHVTLVEPGEALRHPRRARSLSPQRRPTSAPPDRLDLGHSRSRKDDDDDPSADEDEHESRSHSRSNSRSNSRSPSPPASHASAPATMTRRRQRSYRRPLTPSFRRRHDDSDDDLYDDLYIPRRYYHHHYPWEDCPLCYPDYPYLPRYPHLARYYRYSYRSPYRCYCSTCVRYRLYRPYSYLYKYRPCRFSCYPYRPLHHYTRTYLDSCDLLDDDDLNPRSSYKLPKLKVTSSNPKDGTSEDSDLLDGSQVEEIQRGMNKKSQSSKQESWTKSKVKMGDASGDSAGGGRERQHEEGKAPSKEGGLGKESQSSGEFFDLD; this is translated from the exons ATGCCACACACGCCAAGAAAAGCTCTCAAGGTTACCACAGAGATTGACGTCCATGCG GTGTCATGCCCCGGGGTGTGGCTGCCGGGCCGGGGGCGCTGCTCCCTCTCCGTGTGCCTCCTCGGATTCCACACCAGGACCAATAAGCTGCCGCCTGTCTTCCCGCTCCTCTACCACGAGAAATTCAAGTTCGAAAGG ACCTTCGTGGGCGTGACCAACCTGAGCGTGCTGGAGCGCGTCCTGGAGAGCGAGACGGTGTACCTGGAGCTGGTGCAGGAGGAGACGTCAGGGGAGTCGGTGTTGGCGGTGTTCGAGTCCTCCGTGCGCGACCTCCTGTTCCCGAGGCCGGCGGAGAGGCTGTCGTACTCGGGGGTGGACCTCGATCTGCTCATGGAACCCACCAGGGACTTCCCG GGAATTATTTCGCCGAAGATCGAGGTGTCGACGAGAACGAGCGTCAGCGAGACCAGGACGCCGCTCCACCAGTGCGAGCAGGACACCGTCAGCTTCGGACACGCGCAGAACCGGGCGacgaag GCGGTGTTCCGGCCGAAGTCTCctgacgaaggaaggaagggcgacgGTGGCGGGTCGAGTgagggcggcggcggtggcggcggcagcgGAGGGGCGTTGGTGCGGGGCGAGGAGGAGCCGCTGCCCTTGCAGACGAGCCCCAGGCACG GCGAGAGCAGCAGGGGCTCTGGGAGACGAGACGAGGGCCCGAGACCGCGCTTTGTGTACCGTCGCCCCGATGACGATCTCCTCTCCCGTATCCCTTCGTCGCCCACTAGGAACAACAA GTACCTTGGTATCCGCAGTCGGTACCTGTCTCGGAGCACCGGCAACCTTAGCGACATGCCCCGCACCGCTCTGCCCAGCAG atACGGCAGCCGCCAGGGGAGGACGGACTCGGGAGGAGGCTTGGCGAGGACGTCGAGCGAGAccgaaggaggcgggggaggctaCACGCACCCGAGGAGGAGGGCCAAGGACGACCTCGGCCACGACGCGCACGTGACTCTCGTCGAGCCTG gCGAGGCCCTCCGCCACCCCCGTCGGGCGCGGTCCCTCTCGCCGCAGCGCCGCCCGACGTCGGCTCCTCCAGACCGCCTCGACCTCGGCCACAGCAGGTCACgcaaggacgacgacgacgacccttCGGCTGACGAGGACGAGCACGAGTCCAGGTCGCATTCCAGGTCGAATTCCCGATCCAATTCCCGGTCGCCGTCGCCGCCCGCCAGCCACGCCTCGGCGCCGGCGACCATGACGCGGCGGCGACAGCGCTCCTACAG ACGGCCTCTCACCCCGAGCTTCCGGCGGCGCCATGACGACTCCGACGACGATCTCTATGACGACCTCTACATCCCCAGGAG gtactaccaccaccactacccctgGGAGGACTGTCCCCTGTGCTACCCGGACTACCCTTATCTCCCACGATACCCGCATCTTGCCCG gTATTACCGGTACTCATACAGATCGCCATACAGATGCTACTGTTCTACGTGCGTGCGGTACAGACTCTATCGGCCTTACAGCTACTTGTACAAGTACCGCCCTTGCCGATTCTCATGCTACCCTTACCGCCCCCTCCACCACTACACGAGAACCTACCTGGATTCCTGTGACCTTCTTGATGACGACGACCTCAACCCGAGATCCTCCTACAAGCTCCCGAAATTGAAAGTAACTTCCTCCAACCCAAAGGACGGCACGAGCGAAGACTCCGACCTCTTGGATGGATCTCAGGTCGAGGAGATACAAAGGGGGATGAACAAGAAGAGTCAGTCGTCAAAGCAAGAGTCTTGGACGAAGAGTAAAGTGAAAATGGGTGACGCGTCCGGGGATAGTGccggaggcgggagggagaggcagcACGAAGAGGGAAAGGCACCCAGTAAAGAAGGTGGCCTGGGGAAGGAGAGCCAGTCAAGTGGAGAGTTCTTCGATCTAGATTAA
- the LOC113813453 gene encoding uncharacterized protein isoform X1 has translation MPHTPRKALKVTTEIDVHAVSCPGVWLPGRGRCSLSVCLLGFHTRTNKLPPVFPLLYHEKFKFERTFVGVTNLSVLERVLESETVYLELVQEETSGESVLAVFESSVRDLLFPRPAERLSYSGVDLDLLMEPTRDFPGIISPKIEVSTRTSVSETRTPLHQCEQDTVSFGHAQNRATKAVFRPKSPDEGRKGDGGGSSEGGGGGGGSGGALVRGEEEPLPLQTSPRHGESSRGSGRRDEGPRPRFVYRRPDDDLLSRIPSSPTRNNKYLGIRSRYLSRSTGNLSDMPRTALPSRYGSRQGRTDSGGGLARTSSETEGGGGGYTHPRRRAKDDLGHDAHVTLVEPERCPHCDGEHGAESCTTCRTYHRYFPRPSRPRAHAHAYHTNNPQAALKVLRQPGRRDLRPRKRYLAEIDGALHGEALRHPRRARSLSPQRRPTSAPPDRLDLGHSRSRKDDDDDPSADEDEHESRSHSRSNSRSNSRSPSPPASHASAPATMTRRRQRSYRRPLTPSFRRRHDDSDDDLYDDLYIPRRYYHHHYPWEDCPLCYPDYPYLPRYPHLARYYRYSYRSPYRCYCSTCVRYRLYRPYSYLYKYRPCRFSCYPYRPLHHYTRTYLDSCDLLDDDDLNPRSSYKLPKLKVTSSNPKDGTSEDSDLLDGSQVEEIQRGMNKKSQSSKQESWTKSKVKMGDASGDSAGGGRERQHEEGKAPSKEGGLGKESQSSGEFFDLD, from the exons ATGCCACACACGCCAAGAAAAGCTCTCAAGGTTACCACAGAGATTGACGTCCATGCG GTGTCATGCCCCGGGGTGTGGCTGCCGGGCCGGGGGCGCTGCTCCCTCTCCGTGTGCCTCCTCGGATTCCACACCAGGACCAATAAGCTGCCGCCTGTCTTCCCGCTCCTCTACCACGAGAAATTCAAGTTCGAAAGG ACCTTCGTGGGCGTGACCAACCTGAGCGTGCTGGAGCGCGTCCTGGAGAGCGAGACGGTGTACCTGGAGCTGGTGCAGGAGGAGACGTCAGGGGAGTCGGTGTTGGCGGTGTTCGAGTCCTCCGTGCGCGACCTCCTGTTCCCGAGGCCGGCGGAGAGGCTGTCGTACTCGGGGGTGGACCTCGATCTGCTCATGGAACCCACCAGGGACTTCCCG GGAATTATTTCGCCGAAGATCGAGGTGTCGACGAGAACGAGCGTCAGCGAGACCAGGACGCCGCTCCACCAGTGCGAGCAGGACACCGTCAGCTTCGGACACGCGCAGAACCGGGCGacgaag GCGGTGTTCCGGCCGAAGTCTCctgacgaaggaaggaagggcgacgGTGGCGGGTCGAGTgagggcggcggcggtggcggcggcagcgGAGGGGCGTTGGTGCGGGGCGAGGAGGAGCCGCTGCCCTTGCAGACGAGCCCCAGGCACG GCGAGAGCAGCAGGGGCTCTGGGAGACGAGACGAGGGCCCGAGACCGCGCTTTGTGTACCGTCGCCCCGATGACGATCTCCTCTCCCGTATCCCTTCGTCGCCCACTAGGAACAACAA GTACCTTGGTATCCGCAGTCGGTACCTGTCTCGGAGCACCGGCAACCTTAGCGACATGCCCCGCACCGCTCTGCCCAGCAG atACGGCAGCCGCCAGGGGAGGACGGACTCGGGAGGAGGCTTGGCGAGGACGTCGAGCGAGAccgaaggaggcgggggaggctaCACGCACCCGAGGAGGAGGGCCAAGGACGACCTCGGCCACGACGCGCACGTGACTCTCGTCGAGCCTG AGCGGTGTCCCCACTGCGACGGCGAGCACGGGGCCGAGTCCTGCACCACCTGCCGCACCTACCACCGCTACTTCCCCCGGCCGTCACGCCctcgcgcccacgcccacgcctacCACACCAACAACCCGCAGGCCGCCCTCAAGGTGCTGCGCCAGCCCGGCCGCCGAGACCTGCGTCCGAGGAAGCGCTACCTGGCCGAGATCGATGGCGCCCTGCATG gCGAGGCCCTCCGCCACCCCCGTCGGGCGCGGTCCCTCTCGCCGCAGCGCCGCCCGACGTCGGCTCCTCCAGACCGCCTCGACCTCGGCCACAGCAGGTCACgcaaggacgacgacgacgacccttCGGCTGACGAGGACGAGCACGAGTCCAGGTCGCATTCCAGGTCGAATTCCCGATCCAATTCCCGGTCGCCGTCGCCGCCCGCCAGCCACGCCTCGGCGCCGGCGACCATGACGCGGCGGCGACAGCGCTCCTACAG ACGGCCTCTCACCCCGAGCTTCCGGCGGCGCCATGACGACTCCGACGACGATCTCTATGACGACCTCTACATCCCCAGGAG gtactaccaccaccactacccctgGGAGGACTGTCCCCTGTGCTACCCGGACTACCCTTATCTCCCACGATACCCGCATCTTGCCCG gTATTACCGGTACTCATACAGATCGCCATACAGATGCTACTGTTCTACGTGCGTGCGGTACAGACTCTATCGGCCTTACAGCTACTTGTACAAGTACCGCCCTTGCCGATTCTCATGCTACCCTTACCGCCCCCTCCACCACTACACGAGAACCTACCTGGATTCCTGTGACCTTCTTGATGACGACGACCTCAACCCGAGATCCTCCTACAAGCTCCCGAAATTGAAAGTAACTTCCTCCAACCCAAAGGACGGCACGAGCGAAGACTCCGACCTCTTGGATGGATCTCAGGTCGAGGAGATACAAAGGGGGATGAACAAGAAGAGTCAGTCGTCAAAGCAAGAGTCTTGGACGAAGAGTAAAGTGAAAATGGGTGACGCGTCCGGGGATAGTGccggaggcgggagggagaggcagcACGAAGAGGGAAAGGCACCCAGTAAAGAAGGTGGCCTGGGGAAGGAGAGCCAGTCAAGTGGAGAGTTCTTCGATCTAGATTAA